One Elephas maximus indicus isolate mEleMax1 chromosome 18, mEleMax1 primary haplotype, whole genome shotgun sequence genomic region harbors:
- the FCAMR gene encoding high affinity immunoglobulin alpha and immunoglobulin mu Fc receptor, with protein sequence MSKLRPECGKVTNQEAGWKTPLLLTLCLLQAANALKTPKPVSGELGGAVTIKCHYDPTPVNRHQRKYWCRLGPPKWICRTIVSTNYYTHRSYHGRVALEDFPQSSLFVVRLSQLSPTDEGYYHCGIGNNNDMFFFSVNLTVNAGPPSTIPTAAPAASELTMRSSATASPVANRWTPGTTRTIEGQGTGWDRVVPTPGASRTTSSAKGGQVPGITRAVAPGTGSWVEGCIRATVLTPESRTSKLTVTLNTTEDVSVWDTTSSVASRDRVSKEERKMTTPKVDGPTEETRRVRLPPNPTWNVTGTIRPSTLVSEKRAWETLQGATSVSKQPTLGSTEETTPAAGVWTLGTTNIEMETEGSTEGDLASAAENSGPQATPSQFPAAGPLRPHGKGSSVESSLPEENGVSQILPPVSTVLPLVILLALVLSQKKLWRKKAFSFSIKWRKSPSSLLLTGIPGLKEKFFGGWQDIMQTPRRQKEHHGSP encoded by the exons CTGCAAATGCTTTGAAGACCCCGAAGCCAGTGTCTGGGGAGCTTGGGGGAGCTGTCACCATCAAGTGTCATTATGACCCCACTCCTGTCAACAGACACCAGAGGAAGTACTGGTGCCGCTTGGGTCCCCCAAAGTGGATCTGCCGCACCATTGTGTCCACCAACTACTACACTCATCGTAGCTACCATGGCCGTGTGGCTCTAGAAgacttcccacagagcagcttgttTGTGGTGAGGTTGTCCCAACTGTCCCCAACTGATGAGGGGTACTACCACTGCGGCATTGGAAATAATAACGACATGTTTTTCTTCAGTGTGAATCTGACCGTCAATGCAG GTCCTCCCAGCACCATCCCCACAGCAGCTCCAGCTGCTAGTGAGCTTACCATGAGATCCTCAGCAACAGCATCTCCAGTGGCCAACAGGTGGACCCCAGGAACCACCCGGACTATAGAAGGGCAGGGAACAGGATGGGACAGAGTTGTGCCAACTCCGGGAGCCAGCAGAACAACATCTTCAGCTAAAGGAGGACAAGTCCCAGGAATAACCAGGGCAGTAGCTCCCGGGACAGGCAGCTGGGTAGAGGGTTGCATTAGAGCAACAGTTCTCACCCCAGAGAGCAGGACTTCAAAACTTACAGTCACGTTGAATACAACAGAAGATGTTTCGGTGTGGGACACCACAAGCTCAGTAGCAAGCAGGGATAGGGTgagcaaagaagaaaggaagatgaCAACTCCCAAGGTTGATGGGCCAACAGAGGAAACAAGGAGGGTCAGACTACCCCCGAATCCAACCTGGAATGTCACAGGAACCATCAGACCATCGACTCTGGTCTCAGAAAAACGGGCCTGGGAAACCCTCCAAGGAGCAACATCTGTTTCTAAGCAACCAACCCTGGGCTCCACTGAAGAAACCACACCAGCTGCAGGTGTGTGGACCTTGGGAACCACCAACATAGAGATGGAAACTGAGGGAAGCACTGAAGGGGACTTGGCGTCTGCTGCTGAAAACAGTGGTCCCCAAGCAACTCCAAGCCAGTTCCCAGCAGCAGGGCCCCTGAGACCTCATGGCAAGGGGTCCTCCGTGGAGAG TTCTCTTCCAGAAGAGAACGGTGTCTCTCAGATTCTGCCTCCGGTCTCCACGGTGCTGCCCCTGGTTATACTTCTGGCTCTTGTTCTATCGCAAAAGAAGCTCTGGAGAAAGAAGGCCT TTTCTTTTTCAATCAAATGGAGAAAATCACCTTCGTCTTTACTTCTCACTGGCATCCCAGGGCTCAAGGAGAAGTTCTttggaggatggcaagacataaTGCAAACCC CTCGGAGGCAGAAAGAGCACCACGGGTCACCCTGA